A single region of the Oreochromis niloticus isolate F11D_XX linkage group LG19, O_niloticus_UMD_NMBU, whole genome shotgun sequence genome encodes:
- the LOC106096938 gene encoding uncharacterized protein LOC106096938 encodes MEKTFSYRRQEVLQGQPMVADFKSRWPALFTAREIDKEFLRITTKPLQSTFFAELDQYAPRLMEIFLSKGGTPGKKIRGLMLAISKHDNIHTRRACILKSLCIYLNEDYEKLIKEYLDTDSEAKSCMEQTVMGVYVIQKEGAEPEDDPEDIGVLIEGVEALTDLGNIAQACALLFGLIYCLNLSYPPELKCTFEVLQKILLNLDGQKLSSKAQFLKNKLMG; translated from the exons ATGGAGAAGACTTTCTCATACAGAAGGCAAGAAGTTCTTCAGGGTCAGCCGATGGTTGCAGACTTCAAAAGCAGATGGCCAGCTCTGTTCACTGCGAGAGAG ATTGACAAGGAGTTTTTGCGAATCACCACAAAGCCTCTGCAATCCACTTTCTTTGCCGAGCTTGACCAATACGCGCCACGCTTAATGGAAATCTTTCTGAGCAAAGGAGGGACACCTGGAAAGAAAATAAGAGGCCTCATGCTTGCCATCTCCAAG cATGACAACATCCATACCAGACGAGCATGCATCTTGAAGTCCTTATGCATCTACCTAAACGAAGACTATGAGAAGTTAATAAAGGAGTACTTG GATACGGACAGCGAGGCAAAAAGCTGCATGGAGCAAACTGTGATGGGGGTGTACGTTATCCAGAAGGAGGGTGCTGAACCTGAAGATGACCCAGAGGACATTGGTGTCCTGATTGAGGGTGTGGAGGCTCTCACTGATTTGGGTAACATTGCACAAGCATGTGCTCTGTTGTTTGgactcatatactgtttgaacCTGAGCTACCCACCAGAACTTAAATGCACCTTTGAAGTCCTCCAGAAGATACTTTTAAATCTTGATGGACAAAAGCTCTCTTCAAAGGCACAGTTTCTGAAAAACAAGCTTATGGGGTGA